The following coding sequences lie in one Flexivirga oryzae genomic window:
- a CDS encoding EamA family transporter, producing MTTDVLTARGVPADLTPQVDVRRVGPDVGTVGVALASAAAFSTSGSFATALLRAGWSPAAAVTARIGLAALVLAGPTAWSLRGQWNIVRRKALPILIYGLTGVAGCQLAYFYAVQHLSVGVALMLEYLSPVLLVLGFWLWTRRRPATATIAGALVCIGGLALVLDIFGDAHLSLVGILWGLGAAVCSAAYFVIAGNADDDLPPLPLAGVGMTVGALALGLLGLVGVLPMHATTSDTTFAQHQVPFWIPLIALAVIATAFAYFAGVIAARDLGQTVASFVALAEVLFSVLFAWLLLGQLPLAIQLLGGVFIVGGVVLVRLGELRRTP from the coding sequence ATGACCACCGACGTCCTGACCGCCCGAGGCGTTCCCGCCGACCTGACTCCGCAGGTCGACGTGCGACGTGTGGGCCCGGACGTCGGCACGGTGGGGGTCGCCCTGGCGTCCGCGGCGGCGTTCAGCACGTCCGGCAGTTTCGCCACCGCCCTGCTGCGCGCCGGCTGGTCACCGGCCGCCGCGGTGACCGCCCGGATCGGGCTCGCCGCGCTGGTCCTGGCCGGGCCCACCGCGTGGTCGCTGCGCGGCCAGTGGAACATCGTGCGCCGCAAGGCGCTGCCGATCCTGATCTACGGCCTCACCGGCGTCGCGGGCTGCCAGCTGGCCTACTTCTACGCGGTGCAGCACCTGTCGGTCGGCGTCGCGCTGATGCTCGAATACCTCTCCCCGGTGCTGCTCGTCCTCGGCTTCTGGCTGTGGACCCGGCGGCGCCCCGCAACGGCCACCATCGCCGGGGCGCTGGTCTGCATCGGCGGGCTCGCGCTCGTGCTCGACATCTTCGGCGACGCGCACCTGTCGCTCGTGGGCATCCTGTGGGGCCTCGGTGCGGCGGTCTGCTCCGCGGCATACTTCGTGATCGCCGGCAACGCCGACGACGACCTGCCGCCGCTGCCGCTCGCCGGGGTCGGCATGACGGTCGGCGCTCTCGCACTCGGACTGCTCGGTCTCGTCGGTGTGCTGCCGATGCACGCGACCACCTCGGACACGACGTTCGCCCAGCACCAGGTGCCCTTCTGGATCCCGCTGATCGCGCTCGCCGTCATCGCCACCGCGTTCGCCTACTTCGCCGGTGTCATCGCCGCCCGCGACCTCGGGCAGACCGTGGCGTCGTTCGTGGCACTGGCCGAGGTCCTGTTCTCGGTGCTGTTCGCGTGGCTGCTGCTCGGACAGCTGCCCCTCGCCATACAACTGCTCGGCGGGGTGTTCATCGTGGGCGGCGTCGTGCTCGTCCGGCTCGGCGAACTGCGCCGCACCCCCTGA
- a CDS encoding VOC family protein, with amino-acid sequence MGNFQTVLLPTTDLAASRELYTKLLGVPPVADSDYYVGFDVDGQQIGLVPGTTAVVPHLHVDDLEQAIALITEAGGSVVEDPKAVGGSRRVAVIQDPSGARFGLTHDA; translated from the coding sequence ATGGGCAACTTCCAGACCGTTCTGCTGCCGACCACGGATCTCGCCGCCTCCCGCGAGCTCTACACCAAGCTGCTGGGCGTGCCACCGGTTGCCGACTCGGACTACTACGTCGGGTTCGACGTCGACGGACAGCAGATCGGCCTCGTCCCCGGCACCACCGCCGTCGTCCCGCACCTGCACGTCGACGACCTGGAGCAGGCGATCGCGCTGATCACCGAGGCCGGCGGCTCCGTGGTCGAGGACCCCAAGGCCGTCGGCGGCAGCCGGCGGGTTGCCGTCATACAGGATCCGTCCGGTGCGCGGTTCGGCCTCACCCACGACGCCTGA
- a CDS encoding DUF6801 domain-containing protein, with product MRGTTRSGTARGSRMLAAGGALGIATGLTIAGVALSGPAHAAPSAQLAYSCAVPAIGLTFSDPWTVTVDTDYPTTVAAGAAISTSHFDASITAGDDAAEQFRALGFASWSGSVKFSYAVSGDVASAGDRSATLTVPQTTLPATGPVVTDATGTAADEEAGDTAGTATVTAADLTASVTTDSGVPVDIECSLAAGQDATVASVQVTAASSTSTPPTSTPPTSTSSSTSTPPATTSTTSVTTGPPIITDGADSGGSNDVVFAGLGVAILGGGLLTAGARRRMRDARK from the coding sequence ATGCGCGGAACCACCCGATCGGGGACAGCACGTGGCTCGAGGATGCTTGCGGCAGGTGGCGCGCTCGGCATCGCGACCGGACTGACCATCGCCGGTGTCGCTCTGTCCGGTCCGGCGCACGCGGCACCCAGCGCACAACTGGCGTACTCCTGCGCCGTGCCGGCGATCGGGCTCACCTTCAGCGACCCGTGGACCGTCACCGTCGACACCGACTACCCGACCACCGTCGCGGCCGGGGCCGCGATCAGCACGTCGCACTTCGACGCATCGATCACCGCCGGTGACGATGCGGCCGAGCAGTTCCGCGCCCTGGGCTTCGCCTCGTGGTCCGGGTCGGTGAAGTTCTCGTATGCCGTCAGCGGTGACGTCGCCTCCGCGGGCGACCGATCGGCCACGCTGACGGTCCCGCAGACGACGCTGCCGGCCACCGGGCCGGTCGTCACCGACGCTACGGGGACCGCGGCCGATGAGGAGGCCGGCGACACCGCCGGTACCGCGACGGTGACCGCCGCCGACCTCACCGCATCGGTGACGACCGACTCGGGAGTGCCCGTCGACATCGAATGCTCGCTCGCAGCCGGCCAGGACGCGACCGTGGCCAGTGTGCAGGTGACGGCGGCATCGAGCACCAGCACGCCGCCCACCAGCACTCCTCCGACGAGCACGAGCAGCAGCACGAGCACGCCGCCCGCCACCACCAGCACGACCTCGGTGACCACCGGCCCGCCGATCATCACCGACGGCGCGGACTCCGGCGGTAGCAACGACGTCGTGTTCGCCGGCCTGGGCGTCGCGATCCTCGGCGGCGGCCTGCTGACCGCCGGAGCTCGCCGCCGGATGCGCGACGCACGGAAGTGA
- a CDS encoding NADH-quinone oxidoreductase subunit D, whose translation MPERELTVGVGAGGLATADMVLNIGPQHPATHGVLRLRITLDGERIKSAEPIVGYMHRGAEKLFEVRDYRQIMVLANRHDWLSAFSNEIGVALIAERMLGIDVPERATWTRTLLAELNRVLNHLMFLGSYPLELGAITPIFYAFREREELQAVMEEISGGRMHYMFGRVGGLRDDIPAGWLGRVSAAIEAVRRRMPDLESLLVGNEILRARTRGVGVIDARTVAAYGLSGPIARASGVDVDLRRDQPYLVYDELFAPGGPGRVVTRTEGDCLARLEVLLEQVHVSLDISQACVDRLAAMPGGPVNVKLPKVLKVPEGTDYLATENPLGFNGYYLVSRGEKTPWRLKLRSASFNNIQVLGELLPGNLLADMIAILGSMFFVVGDIDK comes from the coding sequence ATGCCAGAACGCGAGCTCACCGTCGGGGTCGGCGCCGGTGGTCTCGCCACCGCCGACATGGTGCTCAACATCGGGCCGCAGCACCCGGCCACGCACGGGGTGCTCCGGCTGCGGATCACCCTCGACGGCGAGCGCATCAAGTCGGCCGAGCCGATCGTCGGCTACATGCACCGCGGCGCCGAGAAGCTCTTCGAGGTCCGCGACTACCGGCAGATCATGGTGCTGGCCAACCGGCACGACTGGCTGTCGGCGTTCAGCAACGAGATCGGCGTCGCGCTGATCGCCGAACGCATGCTCGGCATCGACGTGCCCGAGCGGGCGACGTGGACGCGCACCCTGCTCGCCGAGCTCAACCGGGTGCTCAACCACCTGATGTTCCTCGGCTCCTACCCGCTCGAACTCGGTGCGATCACGCCGATTTTCTACGCGTTCCGCGAGCGCGAGGAGCTGCAGGCGGTCATGGAGGAGATCTCCGGCGGGCGGATGCACTACATGTTCGGGCGCGTCGGCGGGCTGCGCGACGACATCCCGGCCGGCTGGCTCGGACGGGTGAGTGCGGCCATCGAGGCGGTGCGGCGCCGGATGCCCGATCTGGAGAGCCTGCTGGTCGGCAACGAGATCCTGCGCGCCCGCACCCGGGGTGTCGGCGTGATCGACGCGAGAACCGTGGCGGCATACGGGCTTTCTGGGCCGATTGCGCGCGCGTCAGGTGTCGATGTCGACCTGAGACGCGACCAGCCCTACCTCGTGTATGACGAGCTCTTCGCGCCGGGCGGCCCCGGCCGCGTCGTGACCCGGACCGAGGGCGACTGCCTCGCCCGGCTCGAGGTGCTGCTGGAGCAGGTGCACGTCTCCCTCGACATCTCTCAGGCGTGCGTCGACCGGCTCGCGGCGATGCCCGGCGGCCCGGTCAACGTCAAGCTGCCCAAGGTGCTGAAGGTCCCGGAGGGCACCGACTACCTCGCGACCGAGAACCCGCTGGGCTTCAACGGCTACTACCTGGTCTCCCGCGGGGAGAAGACGCCGTGGCGACTTAAGCTGCGGTCGGCGTCGTTCAACAACATCCAGGTGCTCGGCGAACTGCTGCCCGGCAACCTGCTCGCCGACATGATCGCGATCCTCGGGTCGATGTTCTTCGTGGTGGGCGACATCGACAAGTAG
- a CDS encoding GNAT family N-acetyltransferase, translated as MSEPLLPMPAVGHGLRALVPDTPDVPDVVDLLAAHQQAAHGSSSVDPQMVASHVAGVGSWTRRQVLVRDSDGSAVAWAVVHDRAAGRTVIEITAQPSVTDALAAALFEWAEGVARSLMRTRGLLVTQLDSGAYADDDRQQRWLTAAGFHRARTWLQMSRPVVAADASLPGPRAGVTVRPIALHDDGTPVAADLQAVHLVLEESFADHYNSYRESFPEFVQRLREDPGHRWDHWWLAEVDTDGVVLPGGAVVGTVLPADAAGAPGSYIDYIGVHRRSRGRGVAKALLHTVIRGALASGADRVGLEVDADSPTGADGLYTSMGWVTSYRTESWHRDLSA; from the coding sequence GTGAGCGAACCCCTGCTGCCCATGCCCGCTGTCGGCCACGGCCTGCGCGCGCTCGTTCCCGACACCCCGGACGTGCCCGATGTCGTCGACCTGCTCGCGGCGCACCAACAGGCCGCGCACGGCTCCAGCTCGGTAGACCCGCAGATGGTGGCGTCGCACGTGGCCGGGGTGGGATCGTGGACGAGGCGGCAGGTGCTGGTGCGGGACAGTGACGGGTCGGCGGTCGCGTGGGCCGTCGTGCACGACCGCGCGGCGGGGCGGACGGTCATCGAGATCACCGCGCAGCCGTCGGTCACGGACGCGCTGGCCGCAGCACTCTTCGAGTGGGCCGAGGGGGTCGCGCGCTCCCTGATGCGCACCCGCGGCCTGCTGGTGACCCAACTCGACTCGGGCGCGTATGCCGACGACGACCGCCAGCAACGCTGGCTCACCGCCGCCGGTTTCCACCGTGCCCGGACCTGGTTGCAGATGAGCCGCCCGGTGGTCGCGGCGGATGCGTCGTTGCCCGGGCCACGGGCCGGCGTGACGGTGCGTCCGATCGCGCTGCACGACGACGGCACACCGGTCGCCGCCGACCTACAGGCGGTGCACTTGGTGCTCGAGGAGTCCTTCGCCGACCACTACAACTCCTACCGTGAAAGCTTCCCCGAGTTCGTCCAGCGGCTGCGGGAGGACCCCGGGCACCGCTGGGACCACTGGTGGTTGGCGGAGGTCGACACCGATGGGGTGGTGCTCCCCGGTGGCGCGGTGGTCGGGACGGTGCTGCCGGCGGACGCCGCGGGCGCTCCGGGCAGCTACATCGACTACATCGGTGTGCACCGCCGCTCCCGGGGCAGGGGAGTGGCGAAGGCCTTGCTGCACACCGTGATCCGCGGCGCGCTCGCGTCCGGCGCCGACCGGGTCGGGCTGGAGGTGGATGCCGACTCGCCGACCGGCGCCGACGGGCTGTACACCTCGATGGGCTGGGTCACGTCATACCGGACCGAGAGCTGGCACCGCGACCTCTCCGCCTGA
- a CDS encoding TIGR03084 family metal-binding protein — MTRLDELLADLQAESASLRAMVGRAGPDALALATPAAGWTVAHQLAHLTWTDEVATSATASVVPSVETARGWDVVLAEAASAPTTFVDDGAAELAVADPTELMTRWDAGRAALAAALRATPADVRIPWFGPPMKATSMATARIMETWAHGLDVAAALDVTPEPTDRIRHVCHLGVATRAFAYAGRGLPVPEEPIHVTLTAPSGAEWSWGDPAAIHRISGPAWEFAQVAVRRRHPDDTSLVATDGPAREWLGIIQAFAGPPGADPERTRP; from the coding sequence GTGACGCGACTCGACGAACTTCTGGCAGACCTACAGGCGGAGTCCGCGAGCCTGCGTGCGATGGTCGGCCGGGCCGGGCCGGACGCACTCGCCCTGGCGACACCCGCCGCGGGATGGACCGTCGCACATCAACTCGCGCACCTGACCTGGACCGACGAAGTCGCCACCAGCGCAACGGCTTCCGTGGTGCCGTCCGTGGAGACGGCACGTGGTTGGGACGTGGTGCTGGCCGAGGCAGCGTCCGCACCGACGACGTTCGTGGACGACGGTGCCGCGGAGTTGGCCGTTGCCGATCCGACGGAGCTGATGACCCGGTGGGACGCCGGCCGCGCCGCGCTCGCCGCTGCCCTGCGGGCGACTCCGGCGGACGTTCGGATCCCGTGGTTCGGCCCGCCGATGAAGGCGACGTCGATGGCGACCGCGCGCATCATGGAGACCTGGGCGCACGGCCTGGACGTCGCAGCCGCGCTCGACGTCACGCCGGAGCCGACGGACCGGATCCGGCATGTGTGCCACCTCGGGGTGGCCACGCGCGCGTTCGCGTATGCCGGCAGGGGTCTCCCGGTCCCCGAAGAGCCGATCCACGTCACGCTCACCGCGCCCAGCGGCGCGGAGTGGAGTTGGGGAGACCCTGCCGCCATACACCGAATCAGCGGCCCTGCATGGGAATTCGCGCAGGTTGCGGTGCGGCGCCGGCACCCGGACGACACCTCGCTCGTGGCGACGGACGGACCGGCACGCGAGTGGCTCGGGATCATCCAGGCGTTCGCCGGGCCGCCAGGCGCCGACCCCGAGCGCACGCGCCCCTGA
- a CDS encoding SAM-dependent methyltransferase, translating to MVWRTWQTAWHEALYGPDGFYRQSAGPAGHFATSAQGIPGGGRLLARALVALAERSGCSDVVDVGAGRGELLGEIAALAPGLRLTGVDIVERPRELPAGTDWLVAPGGERLPDGLRDLTRALVVAHEWLDVVPCPIVEYADGVWREVEVADDGTERLGSVVEGPDLQWLQRNWPAGCDTGRAEVGRSREAAYNDLRARIGTGLLVVVDYGHLRGRRPVGGTLTGYRDGVQSAPRPDGSTDITAHVAMDTLGSDELVQQRDLLERLGLRPPRPPIELARDDPAAYLTQLAARGTHAELTAPGGLGDFWWAISTITR from the coding sequence GTGGTGTGGCGGACCTGGCAGACGGCGTGGCACGAGGCGCTCTACGGACCGGACGGGTTCTACCGCCAGTCCGCGGGCCCTGCGGGACATTTCGCGACCTCCGCACAGGGGATCCCCGGCGGCGGCCGGCTGCTCGCCCGCGCCCTGGTGGCACTCGCGGAACGGTCCGGGTGCAGCGACGTCGTCGATGTCGGCGCGGGTCGCGGCGAGCTGCTGGGCGAGATCGCCGCGCTCGCGCCGGGGCTCCGGCTGACCGGTGTCGACATCGTGGAGCGGCCGCGTGAGCTGCCCGCGGGGACGGACTGGTTGGTCGCACCCGGTGGTGAGCGGCTCCCGGACGGGCTCCGGGACCTCACCCGGGCGCTGGTCGTCGCGCACGAGTGGCTCGATGTCGTGCCGTGCCCGATCGTCGAATATGCCGACGGTGTATGGCGCGAGGTCGAGGTCGCGGACGACGGCACTGAGCGCCTCGGCAGTGTGGTCGAAGGCCCGGACCTGCAGTGGTTGCAGCGGAATTGGCCAGCCGGGTGTGACACGGGACGAGCCGAGGTCGGCAGGAGCCGCGAGGCGGCATACAACGACCTGCGGGCGCGCATCGGCACCGGACTGCTCGTCGTCGTCGACTACGGTCACCTGCGCGGGCGGCGGCCGGTCGGGGGCACGCTGACCGGCTACCGGGACGGCGTCCAGAGCGCGCCGCGGCCCGACGGTAGCACCGACATCACGGCACACGTGGCGATGGACACGTTGGGCTCGGACGAACTCGTGCAACAGCGGGACCTGTTGGAGCGGCTCGGGTTACGGCCGCCCCGACCGCCGATCGAGCTGGCGCGGGACGACCCTGCGGCATACCTCACCCAGCTGGCGGCGCGCGGCACGCACGCGGAGCTCACGGCACCGGGCGGTCTGGGCGACTTCTGGTGGGCGATCAGCACGATCACCCGGTGA
- a CDS encoding sigma-70 family RNA polymerase sigma factor: MDEQTARFETERPRLTRIAERLLGDHAEAEDAVQNTWIRLARNETPIDNLPGWLTTVTTRLCLDRLRGKLPAPEEDLDLDETAPDPADDVVLADTVGSALQVVLDRLTPSERVAFVLHDSFAVDFPAVANILGVSPVAARKLASRARRKVADGASPDSTVGRSDHSAVVDAFLHAAKSGDLDALLGLLAPEVILEGADAAAVALGTARLVGRDQVVGLVNGGMKTAFPVFIGGRPGVAWLHRGEFKVAFDFVVTDGVVQRIELRAAPEVLAITRRR, translated from the coding sequence ATGGACGAGCAGACTGCCCGGTTCGAGACCGAACGCCCCCGGCTGACCCGGATCGCCGAACGGCTGCTGGGCGATCACGCGGAAGCCGAGGATGCGGTGCAGAATACCTGGATCCGACTGGCACGCAACGAGACTCCGATCGACAACCTGCCGGGCTGGCTGACCACCGTCACCACCCGGCTGTGCCTGGACCGGCTGCGCGGCAAGTTGCCGGCACCGGAGGAGGACCTCGATCTGGACGAGACCGCGCCCGATCCGGCGGACGACGTGGTGCTCGCGGACACGGTGGGCAGCGCACTGCAGGTCGTGCTCGACCGACTCACCCCTTCCGAACGCGTCGCCTTCGTGCTGCACGACAGTTTCGCCGTCGACTTTCCCGCCGTCGCCAACATCCTCGGAGTCTCACCCGTCGCCGCCCGCAAGCTGGCGTCCCGGGCACGTCGCAAGGTCGCCGACGGGGCGAGCCCGGACAGCACGGTCGGGCGCTCCGACCACAGCGCGGTGGTGGACGCGTTCCTGCACGCCGCCAAGAGCGGTGACCTCGACGCCTTGCTGGGACTGCTCGCGCCCGAGGTGATCCTCGAGGGCGCCGATGCCGCCGCGGTCGCACTCGGCACCGCAAGACTGGTCGGCCGGGACCAGGTCGTCGGTCTGGTCAACGGCGGCATGAAGACCGCCTTCCCGGTCTTCATCGGCGGGCGGCCCGGCGTCGCATGGCTGCACCGCGGCGAGTTCAAGGTGGCGTTCGACTTCGTCGTCACCGACGGCGTGGTGCAACGCATCGAGCTGCGAGCCGCACCCGAGGTGCTGGCCATCACCCGCCGGCGCTGA
- a CDS encoding sugar isomerase domain-containing protein, which produces MTSSADFLAQTTSRLERIAALADEGGLDRATTLLADSIAAGGIVHVFGTGHSEAFAMEVAGRAGGLIPTNKIALRDLVLRGGEDRSLLGSSLLERDPQIAEKLWALVPASPQDVIVIASNSGVNGSIVGFALQAKEQGHPVIAVTSLQHTAAVEPKHPSGQRLSEIADVVIDNLAPYGDTTLEVAGLGVGAVSSLTAAFIAQLLTLGTVEKLAQSSEPPVYISANTPGGHERNLQLEAVYGDRLIRGA; this is translated from the coding sequence ATGACCTCTTCGGCCGACTTCCTCGCGCAGACCACCTCGCGTCTGGAGCGCATCGCCGCGCTCGCGGACGAAGGAGGTCTGGACCGGGCGACCACGCTGCTCGCCGACTCGATCGCTGCGGGCGGCATCGTCCACGTCTTCGGCACGGGGCATTCCGAGGCCTTCGCGATGGAGGTCGCCGGGCGCGCCGGCGGCCTGATCCCGACCAACAAGATCGCGCTGCGCGACTTGGTGCTCCGCGGCGGCGAGGACCGGTCGCTGCTCGGCAGCAGTCTGTTGGAACGGGACCCGCAGATCGCCGAGAAGCTGTGGGCGCTGGTGCCGGCCTCGCCGCAGGACGTCATCGTCATCGCGTCCAACTCCGGGGTGAACGGCTCGATCGTCGGTTTCGCACTGCAGGCCAAGGAGCAAGGTCACCCGGTCATCGCGGTCACCAGCCTGCAGCACACGGCAGCTGTCGAGCCGAAACACCCGAGCGGTCAACGCCTTTCGGAGATCGCCGACGTGGTCATCGACAACCTGGCGCCGTACGGGGACACGACACTGGAGGTCGCGGGGCTGGGGGTGGGCGCGGTGTCGTCGCTGACGGCGGCGTTCATCGCGCAGCTGCTGACCCTCGGCACGGTCGAGAAGCTTGCCCAGTCGTCCGAACCGCCGGTCTACATCTCCGCCAACACCCCCGGCGGGCACGAGCGGAACCTGCAGCTCGAGGCCGTGTATGGCGACCGCCTCATCCGCGGCGCCTGA
- a CDS encoding CGNR zinc finger domain-containing protein produces the protein MVFAHDTEVALTGAAALVNTAVEDPDPLLDEASYLDFVRGWEWSGPVVGSAAEREAVRAIRPEIRALWTDDEPALVARVNDLLRRESALPQLVKHGDWDWHLHATPPDAPLASRWIVEVAMAMVDVVRAGELRRLRTCAADDCDGVLVDLSRNRSKRYCDLGCGNRLAVAAYRARLTSDSGDDLER, from the coding sequence GTGGTTTTTGCTCATGACACGGAAGTGGCGTTGACCGGTGCTGCCGCGCTGGTCAATACCGCCGTCGAGGACCCGGATCCGTTGCTGGACGAGGCGTCCTACCTGGACTTCGTGCGTGGCTGGGAATGGAGCGGACCGGTCGTCGGGAGCGCGGCCGAGCGGGAGGCCGTGCGCGCCATACGGCCCGAGATCCGCGCGCTGTGGACCGACGACGAGCCGGCCCTGGTCGCCCGGGTCAACGACCTGCTGCGGCGCGAGTCGGCCCTGCCCCAGTTGGTCAAGCACGGCGACTGGGACTGGCACCTGCACGCCACCCCGCCGGACGCCCCGCTGGCGTCCCGGTGGATCGTCGAGGTCGCCATGGCGATGGTCGACGTGGTCCGGGCCGGTGAACTTCGCAGGTTGCGCACCTGCGCCGCCGACGACTGCGACGGCGTCCTGGTCGACCTGTCCCGCAATCGTTCCAAGCGCTACTGCGACCTCGGGTGCGGCAACCGGCTCGCGGTCGCGGCATATCGCGCCCGCCTCACGTCGGACTCCGGCGACGATCTCGAAAGGTAA
- a CDS encoding Rossmann-like and DUF2520 domain-containing protein: MTRLERPTLRVGVVGAGRVGSVLGAALRAAGHEIVAVSAVSEASLERAALLLPEVPVRDVPEVVAAADVVLLTVPDDAIGPLVSGLAAQGAWDGGRLAVHTSGFRGLDVLQPVVDVGGDAVVLHPVMTFTGLPSDVDRITGTPIAVTASMGADLVADALALDLGGEPFRLADEDRALYHAALSHAANHLTTVVAQSAQMLRDVGIDDADLLLRPLLEAALENTLQRGDRALTGPIVRGDVGTVAAHLEALEGQPDDIRHAYRALAIATTTRAAARRAMPAETVQPMLDLLTTKEDR, from the coding sequence ATGACCCGGCTGGAGCGACCGACCCTGCGGGTGGGCGTCGTGGGTGCCGGCCGGGTCGGGTCGGTCCTCGGCGCGGCACTGCGGGCCGCCGGGCACGAGATCGTGGCGGTGAGCGCCGTGAGCGAGGCCTCACTGGAGAGGGCGGCGCTGTTGCTCCCGGAGGTGCCGGTGCGGGACGTGCCGGAGGTGGTCGCCGCGGCGGACGTCGTGCTCCTGACGGTGCCGGACGACGCGATCGGTCCGCTGGTGTCGGGTCTTGCGGCGCAGGGCGCATGGGACGGCGGCCGACTTGCCGTGCACACCAGCGGTTTCCGGGGTCTCGACGTCCTCCAGCCGGTCGTCGACGTCGGTGGTGACGCGGTGGTGCTCCATCCGGTCATGACGTTCACCGGCCTCCCGAGCGACGTCGACCGCATCACCGGGACCCCGATCGCGGTGACCGCGTCGATGGGCGCCGACCTGGTCGCCGACGCGCTCGCGCTCGACCTGGGCGGTGAGCCGTTCCGGCTCGCGGACGAGGACCGGGCGCTCTACCACGCGGCCCTGTCGCACGCCGCCAACCACCTGACCACGGTGGTGGCGCAGTCGGCACAGATGCTGCGTGACGTGGGCATCGACGACGCCGATCTGCTGCTGCGGCCGTTGCTCGAGGCGGCGCTGGAGAACACCCTGCAGCGCGGCGACCGCGCCCTCACCGGCCCGATCGTGCGCGGCGACGTCGGCACCGTCGCGGCACACCTGGAGGCGCTGGAAGGACAACCCGACGACATCCGGCACGCCTACCGGGCGCTCGCCATCGCCACCACGACCCGCGCGGCGGCACGACGGGCGATGCCCGCGGAGACCGTGCAACCCATGCTCGACCTGCTCACCACGAAAGAAGACAGATGA